In Labilibaculum sp. DW002, the genomic window TTCTGATCTCCTAAAAACAATATCCATTGACTGTTAATCAGTCCCGACTGGTCGGGATGGTTCGAGTCGAAGAGAGGGAGCTACGGAAAGCCATTCATTGCGAATGGCTTTTTTTGTGCTCAAAAATTTCTCTTTATTAAATCGAACATCTGTTCAAAAATTCTTCTATTTTTGTTAAAATTCTAAAATTCATCTTGTGAAGAACATTCGGTTTCTACTTATTCTCATAGTTATTCTATCTTTTCAGCTAAAGACTTTTAGCCAATCTCAAGATTCTATTCCCTATTTCAAGCACTCAAAAAACATTCTGAATCCAGGTTTAGGAAAAGAAGTCTTTTCGAAGAAGAATTTAATTGTTTTCGGTAGTTTGTTAGGTGGGGCTTTTTTAATGGATGAGTGGGCAAGTAATACAATACAAGACAACCAAAGTTCTTTTGCTAGCAAATACACCAATTTCTTTAATGAGTTTGGTGAAAAAAAAATGGTTGCACCGTCAATTCTTGCTGTATGGGCTATCGGGACGGTAATTAAAGATGAAAGACTCTCAACGACAGCTTTAAACTCAGGAAAAGCATTGTTAACAGGTGCTATTTTGACCGAAGGAATCAAAATAATTGCAGGAAGATCCAGACCTGATCAAAACAAAGGAAATATGCATTTTGATGCTTTTGGAGGAACCAACAACAACACCAAATCATTTCCATCAGGACATGCATTTGTAGCATGGGCAGTATTCACACCTTTTGCCGAAGAATATAGCAAATGGATTTATGCAATTCCTGCTTCGGTTAGTTTAGCCCGAATGTATCGTAATCGCCACTGGTTTTCCGATGTTGTTTTAGGAGGAGGAATTGGCTACTTTGCAGGCCTTTATTTTCACAAAAGAAAAAACCAACGTGTCCTTTTCAATGGAAATGGAATTGTAATAAAATTTTAAACAAGCTAAACTATACCACAAAAACCAAAATCATGAGCTTAACAAGTGTCTTTAAAAAATTCCCTAAAACCTTTTGGGTTGCAAATACCATTGAATTATTCGAGCGTTGGGCCTGGTATGGCTTTTTTATGCTTTTCGCGAATTACCTTACCGGATCTTCAGATGTAGGGGGACTAGAATTCTCTCAAGCGCAAAAAGGTATGCTTATGGGAATCGGCACAGGAATTCTCTATTTTCTTCCCGTAATTACTGGAGCTATTGCCGATAAATATGGATACAAAAAAGTATTGTTCATCGCATTTGTCATATACACTTCCGCCTTTATCTTGTTACCTATGTTCGATACATTTACTGGCGTATTTATCATGTATCTCTATTTGGCATTAGGAGCAGCACTTTTTAAACCTGTAATATCGGCAACCATCGCCAAAACTACCACCGACGAGACTGCCTCAATCGGATTTGGTATCTTTTACATGATGGTAAACATTGGAGCATTTTTTGGCCCAATGGTAACACTGTTATTCAAAAATTCTTCATATAACTTAGTTTTTTACATCTCTGCAGGTATTGTTGCAATAAACTTTATACTGCTGCTATTCTACAAAGAACCAGATCGTAAACCTAACAATGACACATTGAGCACTTCAATCTCTAATGTATTTAAAAACATCGGTCTGGTAATCGTTGATTTTAAATTCATGATATTTTTACTCATTATAGCAGGTTTTTGGACCATGTACAACCAATTATTTTTTACCCTGCCTGTATTTATAGCACAATGGGTTGACACATCGGTTGTTTATGACTTTTTCCACAACTTCATGCCATTCTTTAGTGAAAATTACGGCACCCATGACGGCCAAATGGAGGCAGAATTTATCACAAATTTCGATGCGATGTTCATCATCATATTTCAGATTATTGTATCTACAATTGTTATGAAATGGCAGCCACTTAAAACAATGATGACAGGATTTTTGGTTTGTGCAATTGGAATGTCACTTACTCTTTTCACCCAAAATGTTCTCTTTACATTTGCCGCAATCTACATCTTCGCAATTGGTGAGATGGCTGGATCTCCAAAAATTACGGAGTACATCGGACGAATTGCTCCTGCTGATAAAAAAGCTCTTTACATGGGTTATTCATTTATTCCAGTATTCCTTGGAAATGTATTTGCCGGTTTTATTTCTGGTAATGTTTATCAGAATATGTCTGACAAAACAACATTTGTGAAACAAGAAGTTGCTAAAAGAGGTTTGGAAATCTCTGAAAGTCTTTCCCAAAATGAATACTTCAATCAGGCTGCTGCATCTATGAATATGAATCCGAATGAATTAACGAATTATTTATGGACTTCATATAATCCAT contains:
- a CDS encoding MFS transporter — its product is MSLTSVFKKFPKTFWVANTIELFERWAWYGFFMLFANYLTGSSDVGGLEFSQAQKGMLMGIGTGILYFLPVITGAIADKYGYKKVLFIAFVIYTSAFILLPMFDTFTGVFIMYLYLALGAALFKPVISATIAKTTTDETASIGFGIFYMMVNIGAFFGPMVTLLFKNSSYNLVFYISAGIVAINFILLLFYKEPDRKPNNDTLSTSISNVFKNIGLVIVDFKFMIFLLIIAGFWTMYNQLFFTLPVFIAQWVDTSVVYDFFHNFMPFFSENYGTHDGQMEAEFITNFDAMFIIIFQIIVSTIVMKWQPLKTMMTGFLVCAIGMSLTLFTQNVLFTFAAIYIFAIGEMAGSPKITEYIGRIAPADKKALYMGYSFIPVFLGNVFAGFISGNVYQNMSDKTTFVKQEVAKRGLEISESLSQNEYFNQAAASMNMNPNELTNYLWTSYNPSKIWYVILAIGLFAVVALYFYDRLLLNKKA
- a CDS encoding phosphatase PAP2 family protein, with protein sequence MKNIRFLLILIVILSFQLKTFSQSQDSIPYFKHSKNILNPGLGKEVFSKKNLIVFGSLLGGAFLMDEWASNTIQDNQSSFASKYTNFFNEFGEKKMVAPSILAVWAIGTVIKDERLSTTALNSGKALLTGAILTEGIKIIAGRSRPDQNKGNMHFDAFGGTNNNTKSFPSGHAFVAWAVFTPFAEEYSKWIYAIPASVSLARMYRNRHWFSDVVLGGGIGYFAGLYFHKRKNQRVLFNGNGIVIKF